One region of Citrus sinensis cultivar Valencia sweet orange chromosome 6, DVS_A1.0, whole genome shotgun sequence genomic DNA includes:
- the LOC107177581 gene encoding egg cell-secreted protein 1.4, whose protein sequence is MVLKHVFFILARTCLANIANATSMNDRLNNKIKLGYDLAIRLEASGGLTECWNTLMEMKSCSNEIVIFFLDSQDDIGLDCCRAIDIITRNCWPAMLTSLGFTAEEGNILRGYCDASFAPSLGGFVVIYQPQVSKVLA, encoded by the coding sequence ATGGTTCTAAAACAtgtgtttttcattttggccCGCACTTGCCTAGCAAATATTGCAAATGCAACCAGCATGAATGATCGCctcaacaacaaaataaaactaggCTACGATCTTGCAATAAGACTTGAAGCTAGCGGAGGCCTAACGGAGTGCTGGAACACGTTAATGGAGATGAAATCATGCTCAAATGAGATTGTTATATTCTTCCTTGATAGCCAGGATGATATTGGCCTTGACTGTTGCCGCGCTATTGATATCATCACCCGTAATTGCTGGCCTGCAATGCTCACTTCTCTCGGATTCACTGCCGAAGAAGGAAATATACTAAGAGGCTACTGTGATGCATCTTTTGCTCCTTCTCTAGGTGGCTTCGTGGTGATATATCAGCCTCAGGTTTCCAAGGTTTTGGCTTAG